The Pirellulales bacterium genome segment TTCACTTGCGGCCGATTCCTCCCGGCGGCGAGTCCGAGGGATTCGTGTTCACCCGGCTCGACGCGGGGACGAAGACTGTCCGCGTCTGCCTGCACGCCGCCGGCAATTCGCTCTATGTGGCCAAGCGAATCGCCGAGGCCAGCCCGACCGTGCAGTCGGCCGTCGCGCCGATGGAGTCGGCAGCAGCGGGCATCGCGCAGCCGGCGGTCGATTTCACGTTTTCGATCCCGGTGCCGGGCATCGCGGCCGACTATCTTCGCCGCGACTTCAGCGCGCTTTGCCCCGCCGGGTCGCTCGTCGCGTGCGATCTCTTGTCATTGGTCGAGCATCTCCGTGCCCTGCCGCCGGCAACGAGTAATCATCGAGGGACCGGCTCCGGCGATCCGGTCAATCTGGTCGTGGTTGGCGAGTTCGAGTCGATTCTCGGGGCATTCGCCCCGCGATGGGACGAAAGCGAAACGATCACATTGGCGACCTGTTGGCGGACGGCGCGGTCGTTTCTGCTCGGATCGGAATACCGTTATTCCCCCGTTAGCCCGCTCTACTTGTTGGGCCGCAGCCAGGATGTAGCGCTGCAACGAATCCGGCGTTCGATCAACGAGCGGATTCACCTGCGGCTGTGGCTGACGCCGCTGCGGTTCGCGGCCAAGCCCGTCTGGGTCGGGCAGGTGAGCCGCGATATTGGCGTGCGGTTTACGCTCAAGACCTGGAACCTGACGACGCATCGCATCGACCCCGACGTGGACGAATCGCGCGACTACGTCTTTCAGGATTTGTTCGAGGCCAAGGCGATCGACGCCGCCGGTTATGTGGATGGCGTCGGCCGCTGCGATTCCACGGCGCCGCGGCGGAACCTCACCGGCGATCCCTATTTCACCGACGGCAAGCGGGTCGCGGTCCTGCTCTCGACGCCGGGGGCTTCAATAGACGCCAACGCCTGACGAACGCTGCGGAGGGCTAAACCGCAAAGCGATCCGTTCGCTAGGGGCGGATTATCGAACGTTTTCCTGCGAACGCCTAACAACCGCTCGCAGCAGCATTTGCGCCTTCCCTCGCTCCTCTCGCATCGCGGAGGAAGAGGGAGAAATCGTTGGCGGCTCAAGGGTTTGTGGCGTGTGCTAGTCTTTCATGGTCTGAAAGCAAAGACGGGCTCGCTCCCGTCTGGCAAACGCTTATCCCTCGCGAGAAACACTCTATGTCAACCGCCGATCTGCAGTCGCCCCCCGGCCTGCGTTCGCCGAATCGGGCGTCGTACGAGGGCGCGATTCACGCTGCGGACGAGGCCCCGGCGCAAGCGACTTTGTTTCGCCCTGCGGCCCTCGTCGGCACGCTGAGCCAGACGGCCAAAATCATGTTGGTCGACGACGAGCCGGTGAATGTCAAGGTCGTTCAAAAGCACCTCAAGATTGCCGGGTATCAGCATTTCGTGACGAGCACCGATCCGGTCCCCGTCATGGAAATGATCGCCCGCGAGATGCCCGATGTCATTCTCATCGACGTCATGATGCCGGTGATCAGTGGATTGGATATCCTGCGCATGGTGCGCGAAGATGAACGATTGGCGCATATCCCGATGATCGTGTTGACGGCAGCCGACAACACGGAGACGCGGATGGAGGCCCTGAACCTCGGCGCGACGGACTTTCTCGGCAAGCCCCTCAATACGGCCGAACTCGTGGTGCGGGTGCGCAACGCCCTGTTAATCAAGGCACACCACGATCACCTGAAAGGCTACGCGGAAGAGTTGGAGCATCAAGTTCGCCGGCGCACTGCCGAGTTGGCCCGCTCGCGGTTGGAGCTGATCCATTGCCTGGGGCGCGTCGCGGAATACCGGGACAACGAGACGGGCCGACACGTGATCCGGGTGGGCCGATACGCCGAGATCATCGCCTGGAAGCTGGGGCTGGATGAACCGACGATCGAGCTGATCGCCCATGCGGCTCCCTTGCACGACATGGGAAAGGTCGGCATCCCGGACAACATCCTGCTCAAGCCCGACAAACTCACCCCGGATGAGTTCGAAATCATGAAGCGGCACGTCGTCTTCGGCAAGCATGCCTTCGAGCCGATGTCGCCAAACGAATGGCGAACGTTCAAGTCGCACACGTTCTTGGGTGAGATGATCATGGATGTCGAAAGTTCCCCGATCATCGCGATGGCGGCCCAGATCGCCTTGACCCACCACGAGAAATGGGACGGCACGGGCTATCCGGCCGGGTTGGCCGGAGACGACATTCCGCTGGGCGGGCGGATCACGGCCGTAGCCGATGTTTTTGACGCGCTGAGCAGCAAGCGCCCCTACAAGCCGGCATTTCCCCTCGAGAAGTGCTTTACCGTTATCAAAGAGGGGAGCGGCACCCATTTTGATCCGCGGATCGTCGAGGCGTTTCTGTCGTGTCGCGAGGACGTCGTGCAAATCCAAATCGAGCTTGCCGACGTCGAGTAGCCTTGCGGCCTCGAATCGGCCAAACCACTTAATCATCCACAATTTGGAGACCTGATATGCCCATCATGCCCAACTCTCGGTCGACGCGGCGCCAGCGGCTGTCCAGCAACTTCGGTCATGGCAGCCCCGCGAGACTGCTTCTGCTGCTCACCTGTGTCGTATCGCCGCGGGCGACCGCCACGGCAGCGGAGCCGCCTGCCAAACCCATCGTGCTGGGAATGTCCACGGCACTGAGCGGTCCGGCCGAAGGGCTGGGACAGGGCGTGCTGGCCGGTGTGCAGGCCGCCCTGGACGAGGTCAATCGACAAGGCGGAATTCGCGGTCGCCAGACGCGGCTGATCGCCTTGGACGACGGCTACGAGCCGAATCGGACCGGGCCCAACATGCACCGGCTCATTGAGCAAGAAGGGGTCGTCGCCGTGATTGGCAACGTCGGCACTCCGACGGCCGTCGTCGCGGTCCCGATCTGCAACGAAACGAAGACGCTGCTGTTCGGGGCTTTTACCGGCGCAGGGGTGCTTCGCAAGACCCCGCCCGACCGCTACGTGATCAACTATCGCGCCAGCTATGCCGAGGAGACGGGGTCCATGGTGGACGCCCTGGTCAAGGCGGGCCTGCAGCTCGACGAGATCGCTTTCTTTACGCAGCGCGACGCTTTCGGCGATTCGGGATTCGCCGGCGGCGTGGCCGCTCTGCGGCGGCACGGATTGAAAGACGAAACGAACGTGGTTAACGGGCGCTTCGAGCGCAATACGACCGCGGTCGAAGGCGCGCTGGCCGAAATCCTTAACGCGAAAACGCCCGCCCGAGCGGTGATCATGGTTTGCCCCTATGCCCCTGCCGCGAAGTTCATTCAACTGGCGCGCGGCTCGGGTCTGAAGACGTTGTTCCTGAACGTCTCGTTCGTGGGCGCCGAGAACCTAGCCGGCTCGCTGGGGGCTGCTGGCGAAGGTGTGATCGTCACCGAGGTGGTGCCGCACTACGAATCCGATTTGCCACTGGTGAGCAAGTACCGTGCGGCCCTGGCCGCCTCGAACGAAGCTTTCAAACCTTCCTTCACCTCGCTCGAAGGTTATGTCGATGCGCGCATCCTGCTCCGCGCACTCACCGATGCCGCGGGGCCGTTCGACCGCGAGGGAGTGGTTCGCGCCGTGGAGGGATTGGGATCGTTCGACGTGGGGCTGGGTGAGCCGTTGCAAGTCGGCCCGCTCGCGCATCAGGCCAGCCACCAGGTCTGGCCAACCGTGATCCGCGATTCCAAGGTCCGATCGATGGACTGGAAGGACCTGAAGGCGCTGCTGCAATGACTTGGATCGATTAATGACGAACGGTGCGGAACCTCGGGGGAGGCGTTCATGACCGACGAAAAACCTACGCACGTGACCGCGGCCCGAGCGCCACGCTTAGTTTGGACCGTGATCGCCGTGGGACTCACGGCGGGCAGCATGATGCTCGTCGCCTTCGCGATCTGCACGTTTCGTGCGCGCACCAACCAGTCCGCGATGCACGGGGTCGCCGAAGACCTGGACCGAATGCTGGGCAGCATCAACGAGGTGCTGGCCCGCGCGCAGCGCGACACCTCCACCCTATTGTCTGGTCGTGAACCGGACTACGCCATGTTGCCGGCGGCCGAGGTGATGCAGCCGGCGATGAACCGCATCAACCAAGCGATCCAATCCGGAACCGCCCCCGCATCGTCCGCTGCCGTGTATGGCGCGCTGAAGGGGGTCGTGGATTGCCGCGATGAGGCGCAGCGATGGTCGCGCGGGCACCTGGCCGCGGACGCCAACTATGCTATGGCGGAAGCCCACGTCGACAGTGTCTTAGCACACGTCCGCGAAGCGCTGGAGCAGGCGGCCGGCAGCGAACGGCTGCGGAGGGCGATGTTGGTTCGCAAATTCCGCTCCGCGGGTAAGGATGCCACTCCGCAGCTTGTGGAAAGCCTGATCGCTCCCAGCCTTCAATCCGATTCTCTGGCCGACGTGCAGCGCCAATTCGCCGACTTGGCGCTGTTGATCGAAGAAATGCAAAACGCGGCCAGCCCCGATCGGCTCCGCGATTTGAAGGACAACGAATTTCGTCCGGCGCTGTCTCGCTTTCGCCTGGAGATTTCCAAGGTGGCGGCAGTCGACCGCGCCCAAATTCCCCAGGCCGCGAAACTCTGCGACGATCTGATGAGCGCCGTCTTCGGCGCCGGCGCGTCGACCGACGACGAGCACCAGACGATCGTCACCAAGGAGGACGGCTTTTATCACCAGTGCGCAGTGCGCTTGCTATTGGACCGAGCGCGCACGGAAAACCGAAACCGCCTTACGGCCGCGGTGACCGCCGCCGACGGCGCGCGGCTCGAGTTCGAAAAACCAATTCGGAATCAGATCCAATCGCTGGCGGCGAAATCGACCGCGGGCTTCGAGAACGCGTGGTACACGGTCGCGTTGGTCGCCTCGATCTGCGGTTTGTTGTTCGTGTCGCTGTCGCTCAAGGTCGGCGCGATACTTCGCCAACAGTTTCGCAAGATTCTCGCCGACAGCGAGGCGATTCGGGCCGGCGAGGAGATGCGCTTCGCCAAGGAAGCCGCCGAGGCGGCCAACGTGGCCAAGAGCCGGTTCTTGGCCAATATGAGCCATGAAATCCGCACGCCGCTCAACGCGATCATCGGCTTCGCCGACCTGCTCCACAGGTGCGGCGACCAATGCGACTCGACGGAGCGCGAGGACTATCTGCAAACCATTCACACCAGCGGCCAGCATCTCCTCGGGCTCATCAACGACATCCTGGATCTGTCAAAGATCGAAGCGGATCAAATGCTCATCGAGCAGGTCCGCTGCTCGCCGCATGAAATCATCGGCGAAATCGTCTCCGTGCTCCGCGTCAAGGCAGTGGAGAACGGCCTGACCCTGGAGTACCAATGGCGCGGGGGCGTGCCCGAAACCATCTGCACCGACCCCGCGCGATTCCGGCAGTTGCTGATGAATCTCGTCAGCAACGCCATCAAGTTCACCAAAGTCGGAGCGGTCCAAATCCTGGCCGAACTCGTTCCTGACCAGCATGATCCGCGGCTGGTAGTGCGGGTCGTCGATTCCGGCGTCGGCATCCATCCCGACAAATTCAGCGATATTTTCAATCCGTTCGTGCAAGCCGATAATTCGGTGACGCGCCAGTTCGGCGGCACCGGCCTGGGTCTGACGATCAGTCGCCGGATTGCCCAGGCCCTGGGGGGCGAGATCAGCGTCGCGAGTGAAGTCGGCAAGGGAAGCACGTTCACCGTGACGATTTCCACCGGGCCGCTGGAGGGCATAGCGATTCTTGAGGCCCCTGCCGCGGACGGCCTGAAATGCCCGCGACGATTGACGCAAGACGCGCTGCCATCGCTCGAGGGCGTTCGGATCCTCTTGGTGGAGGACGGCGAGACAAACCGCAAGCTGATCGGACTCGTGCTCAAGCGCTCCGGCGCTTTAATCACGATGGCCGAGAACGGGCGGATTGGCGTCGATCGGGCGATGAAGGACCCGTTCGATTTGATCCTGATGGACATGCAGATGCCGGTGATGGACGGCTATACCGCCGCCAGTCTGCTGCGGCATGAGGGCGCCACGGTTCCGATCGTCGCCTTGACCGCACATGCCATGAAGGGAGATGAAGCCAAGTGCCGCTCCGCCGGCTGCTCGGGCTACCTCACCAAACCGATCGACCCCGATTTGCTCGTCAGCACGATCGCCGCGATGGCGGGGGCAAAGAGAGGCGAATCCGTGTCGGCGGACAAAAAGGGGTCGGGAGTCTTTTCTCAAATTGCGGCTCACGCGACCCAGCAAGGCCAAGAAAAGACTCCCGACCCCTTTTTTCCCAAAGAGAAGGCTCCCGACACGTTGTCTCCCGAAAGCGCGCCGGTGTACTCGACCCTTCCCATGGACGATCCCGAGTTCCGCGAGATCGTTGCGGATTTCATCGTGCGCCTAAACGATCAACTAAGCGCCATGCAGCGGGCGCTGGAAACGGAGAACTACAAGGAATTGGCGGGCCTGGCCCACTGGTTGAAAGGCTCTGGCGGCACCGCCGGCTTTCCGGCGTTCACGCAGCCTGCAAAAGCCCTGGAAGCCCTGGCAAAAAACCGGAAATGCGGCGAGATCGAGGCCGCGCTCGCGGAGCTGCGCCAATTGGCCAGTCAAATTCGGATGCCACCGCTCGACGAGCAGTGCATTGCTCCGCAATTCTCCGGAGCGAAATAGATCGTTTATTTCCCGACCACCAATACCACGAACGATCCCGGCTCGAAGGCCCGCCGCTCGCCCGCCTTCGGTTTGGCCGTGACGAGCAACACGTTGTGCGTCTTGGGGTCGAGCGCCATCGTGCGGGCGCCGGCTTGAGTCGCCACGGTTTCCGCGACGTCGAGCTTGCCTTCCGGATCTTCGCGCACGACGGTGAGCGTGCCATCGCGATTCGAGCTAAAGGCTAGATTGGTGTCCAGATCGAAGGCGCAAGCATCGGTCCCCGCGCCGATGGGCGCGGTCCCCACGACCTTCCCGGTGGCGGTGTCCAGGGCGATCATCTTCTGGTTTCCGCAGGTGGCGAAGACGCGGCCGCGGGCCCGGTCGATCGCCATGCCGGACGGCTCCTCGCCAGGGGCCACCGGCCAGCGATGCAGCACGGTCAGCTTGTTCGCATCCAAGGCCGCGATTTCACTCTTGTCTTCCAAGTTGACGAAAATCTGGCCCTTTCCGTCGGAGACCGGAAACTCCGGCTTCCCGCCAAGTTCGATCGTGCCGACCACTTTCCCTTTTTCCGGATCGATGGCCGTGGCACTTCCGCTGGCGTTGAATGTGAAGACCTGATTCGTGGCCGGATCGAAAAGAATCGCGTCGGGCCGCTTGCCGACGTCGATCCGGGCGATCTCGGCCAGCGATTTCAAATCGAATACGCATACGGTCGAATCGCCGCCGCACGATGCGAATCCGCGATCCAGTTTCGGCACGAGGGCCACGCCATGCACGCCGGCCGTCTTCGGCACTTCGCCGACCAGCGCCTCCTTGTCCACGTCGAATACCGTCACTCGATTCGACCGCGCGATATACAACCGTCGCGTGACCGCGTCGAACGTCAGGTAGTCCCATCCTCCGTCACCGCCGACGGAAATCGTCTTAATCAGGTGATAGCTTGGCGCGGCCGGTTCCGCCGCAAAGCTACTGCTGGTGATCAACAGACCAAGTGCAAACATCAAGCATGCGCTAATTCGTTTCATGGCGGGCCTTCCTGTTTCTGGCGTGAGCTTGGGGCAGTGAACGAGGCTGGTTACTTGGAAATTCTAGCTGGTCGCAGGGGTGCGGCCTAGGATCTTTTGTTCACGAACGACCGCCGTCCAGCGGTGCATGCGAGTCAACCCAATCGGGTTGAAAACATAGCTGGCTGGATCGATCATTTGTGGCCGATTTCCAGCTTTCCGCGATAGAAATCATCGAATAGCGCGAACGCGTCGGGGTCATACGCCTTCAGTCCGTCACGACCGACGGCGGGTTTCTCTCCTTTCATGTGCAGATCGCCGTGCGTTCCCCAATACCACATGGACAGCTCGGCGAAAAACTCGTCTGGATTGCTAGCCGCATAGCTGCCGACCCACTGGCCTTTAGCGAGCGAGTGCTTTGACTGCTCGTCGAATTTGTCGCGAACCGAATCCGGAATCCCGTGATTTCGGATGCAATGCGCGAATTCGTGAACGCAAATGTCTCGGCCCTTGTATCGGTCGTCGGCTAACCGCAGAAGGTTCTCCTCGCCGCAGGACGTCAGCAATCCACCCAGTCCGCGGGTCCGCTGATCCACTGTCAGATTTCCATCGAACGGCTTTCCCTTGAGGCGACGGTGCTCGGGCAGGTCGGAGGTGACCTGGTTCTTGCCAATAATGTGCAACTCGGCGCCGGCGGTGCGCAGATTATGACGAACGGCCGGCAGCTTTTCGAGCATCATCGCCAACCGTGCCTTCGCCTGAATGAGAGCCTCATCCGAAACATCCGCATGGGCCTTGATCGGAATGCCGTCGTAATGGAGCAGCTTCGAATAGAAACCGCGCTCGGGCGGGTCGATGGCTTGGATCTTCGAATTCTGTCCGCTGTCCGACTTTGACCCGCTCGCGGCGACGTCGTTCGCATCGTCCGCCAGAGCAACGATCGTCCCACTGATCTCGCCACGATCGGAAGCCTCTGCCGGTTGGAGTAGAGAGCCAGCAGCCCCAAAGAAGAGAGCGAAAATCGTGAGTCCGGGTATTGGTTTCATCCGCAAACTCCTTGTGCGACGAGCGGATCGGGAAGCACCTGTTCCGGGACCGCGGCGAGTAGATTTAGAGCCTATCCGAGAACCGCCTGGGCAAAGGGGACAGTCCCCGTTTTGCTGCGCGGACTGCGCAAAAGGGGGACAATCCCCGGCGGCTCTCGGATAGGCTCTTAGCTACGCCAATACATCCTTCGCCGCCATCGATAGTTTAGCAGCGAGAATTCGTGGCAAGAAGCGCCCCAGCAGCGGAGCCAATCACGGACGCATATTTCGGTGGCCATCATTGGCAAGCGCTTGACCGATCCCCGTTAATCGTAGTCAAATAGCAGTTCGGCAAGGATGACGTTCTCCGGCGCCGTCACGAAGCTGCTGCCGCCGGATCAGGTTGAAAGACATCCGATGGGTCACGAGCATCACGAAGTGCTCTTGGAATCTAAGGGGGCTGAGACTGCGCGGCGCGCGAATCCACCGACATTCAGCGCGACCGAAGAACGGGTGCTGGTGTTCGCCCCGAACGCCGCCGATTCGGCCTTGAACCAGTCGGTTGTGGCCATCGCGGGACTGGCTTGCCAAGTTTGCCCGGATTTTGCCACGCTGGGAAGTGGATTGGACGAGGGCGCCGGCGCCATCTTGTTGACGGAAGAGGCCCTGGCCGTTGGTGATTTGCGGCCGCTGGTCGCGGCGCTAGGGCGGCAGCCGTCCTGGTCCGACGTCCCCATCCTCATGCTTTCCGAGTCGGGCGCCGACTCCCCGCTTACCGTTCGGGCGATGGAGCTGTTCGGCAATATCACCGTCGTGGAACGGCCCGCTCGATTCACGACCTTGGTCAGCGCCTTGCGATCGGCGCTGCGGGCGCGTCGGCGGCAATACGAATTGCGCGACCAATTGGACGCGGCTCGGCGCAGCACGCAGCAATTGCGGCTGGTGATCGATTCGCTCCCCGTCGTCGTCACCTATGTCGACCGCGATTTCCGCTACCGACTGTTCAATCGCACGCTGTGCGAATGGTTCGGGCTCGATCCCGAGGCGATCCGCGGACAAAAAGTTGGCGATGTGCTGGGCCCGGCCGCCCATGAGCTGGCGCGGCCCAATATGGAGCGAGCGCTCACCGGCGAGACGGTTCATTTCGAGGCGGAGATGCCGTACCGATTTGGCGCGAAGCGGGCGGTCGAGGTGCGATACGTTC includes the following:
- a CDS encoding HD domain-containing phosphohydrolase is translated as MSTADLQSPPGLRSPNRASYEGAIHAADEAPAQATLFRPAALVGTLSQTAKIMLVDDEPVNVKVVQKHLKIAGYQHFVTSTDPVPVMEMIAREMPDVILIDVMMPVISGLDILRMVREDERLAHIPMIVLTAADNTETRMEALNLGATDFLGKPLNTAELVVRVRNALLIKAHHDHLKGYAEELEHQVRRRTAELARSRLELIHCLGRVAEYRDNETGRHVIRVGRYAEIIAWKLGLDEPTIELIAHAAPLHDMGKVGIPDNILLKPDKLTPDEFEIMKRHVVFGKHAFEPMSPNEWRTFKSHTFLGEMIMDVESSPIIAMAAQIALTHHEKWDGTGYPAGLAGDDIPLGGRITAVADVFDALSSKRPYKPAFPLEKCFTVIKEGSGTHFDPRIVEAFLSCREDVVQIQIELADVE
- a CDS encoding ABC transporter substrate-binding protein; the encoded protein is MPNSRSTRRQRLSSNFGHGSPARLLLLLTCVVSPRATATAAEPPAKPIVLGMSTALSGPAEGLGQGVLAGVQAALDEVNRQGGIRGRQTRLIALDDGYEPNRTGPNMHRLIEQEGVVAVIGNVGTPTAVVAVPICNETKTLLFGAFTGAGVLRKTPPDRYVINYRASYAEETGSMVDALVKAGLQLDEIAFFTQRDAFGDSGFAGGVAALRRHGLKDETNVVNGRFERNTTAVEGALAEILNAKTPARAVIMVCPYAPAAKFIQLARGSGLKTLFLNVSFVGAENLAGSLGAAGEGVIVTEVVPHYESDLPLVSKYRAALAASNEAFKPSFTSLEGYVDARILLRALTDAAGPFDREGVVRAVEGLGSFDVGLGEPLQVGPLAHQASHQVWPTVIRDSKVRSMDWKDLKALLQ
- a CDS encoding PQQ-binding-like beta-propeller repeat protein is translated as MKRISACLMFALGLLITSSSFAAEPAAPSYHLIKTISVGGDGGWDYLTFDAVTRRLYIARSNRVTVFDVDKEALVGEVPKTAGVHGVALVPKLDRGFASCGGDSTVCVFDLKSLAEIARIDVGKRPDAILFDPATNQVFTFNASGSATAIDPEKGKVVGTIELGGKPEFPVSDGKGQIFVNLEDKSEIAALDANKLTVLHRWPVAPGEEPSGMAIDRARGRVFATCGNQKMIALDTATGKVVGTAPIGAGTDACAFDLDTNLAFSSNRDGTLTVVREDPEGKLDVAETVATQAGARTMALDPKTHNVLLVTAKPKAGERRAFEPGSFVVLVVGK
- a CDS encoding PAS domain-containing sensor histidine kinase, which codes for MTFSGAVTKLLPPDQVERHPMGHEHHEVLLESKGAETARRANPPTFSATEERVLVFAPNAADSALNQSVVAIAGLACQVCPDFATLGSGLDEGAGAILLTEEALAVGDLRPLVAALGRQPSWSDVPILMLSESGADSPLTVRAMELFGNITVVERPARFTTLVSALRSALRARRRQYELRDQLDAARRSTQQLRLVIDSLPVVVTYVDRDFRYRLFNRTLCEWFGLDPEAIRGQKVGDVLGPAAHELARPNMERALTGETVHFEAEMPYRFGAKRAVEVRYVPDVRPDGAVEGYVGLIDDISERKRAEEELKEADRRKDEFLATLAHELRNPLAPIRNSLHLLRLSGGESGSAEKLYEIMERQVGHMVRLVDDLMEVSRITRGKIELRKGRVELAAMIRAAVETARPMIDGAGHQLAISVPSEPLVLEADSLRLAQVFANLLNNAAKYTHDGGQIWLTALQEGDEVVVSVRDSGVGIPAEMLSRVFDIFTQVDRTQRSSQGGLGIGLTVVQSLVQMHGGRVEAASPGLGQGSVFTVRLPLAPREE
- a CDS encoding LssY C-terminal domain-containing protein, with protein sequence MSSDRATGRTEAVFLRLFTVPYRPQPLVREFLSRAQTQEGPLAIVTAAVPDARESERLFGVPIARRGIQPVYLRIVNRGGLPLRLHLVSIDPSYYTPLEAAAANHFSIARRLSAFGLIGWLFFLPLLLLIPLKLITARRSNRRMNEFFQGQAFHLRPIPPGGESEGFVFTRLDAGTKTVRVCLHAAGNSLYVAKRIAEASPTVQSAVAPMESAAAGIAQPAVDFTFSIPVPGIAADYLRRDFSALCPAGSLVACDLLSLVEHLRALPPATSNHRGTGSGDPVNLVVVGEFESILGAFAPRWDESETITLATCWRTARSFLLGSEYRYSPVSPLYLLGRSQDVALQRIRRSINERIHLRLWLTPLRFAAKPVWVGQVSRDIGVRFTLKTWNLTTHRIDPDVDESRDYVFQDLFEAKAIDAAGYVDGVGRCDSTAPRRNLTGDPYFTDGKRVAVLLSTPGASIDANA
- a CDS encoding ATP-binding protein; its protein translation is MTDEKPTHVTAARAPRLVWTVIAVGLTAGSMMLVAFAICTFRARTNQSAMHGVAEDLDRMLGSINEVLARAQRDTSTLLSGREPDYAMLPAAEVMQPAMNRINQAIQSGTAPASSAAVYGALKGVVDCRDEAQRWSRGHLAADANYAMAEAHVDSVLAHVREALEQAAGSERLRRAMLVRKFRSAGKDATPQLVESLIAPSLQSDSLADVQRQFADLALLIEEMQNAASPDRLRDLKDNEFRPALSRFRLEISKVAAVDRAQIPQAAKLCDDLMSAVFGAGASTDDEHQTIVTKEDGFYHQCAVRLLLDRARTENRNRLTAAVTAADGARLEFEKPIRNQIQSLAAKSTAGFENAWYTVALVASICGLLFVSLSLKVGAILRQQFRKILADSEAIRAGEEMRFAKEAAEAANVAKSRFLANMSHEIRTPLNAIIGFADLLHRCGDQCDSTEREDYLQTIHTSGQHLLGLINDILDLSKIEADQMLIEQVRCSPHEIIGEIVSVLRVKAVENGLTLEYQWRGGVPETICTDPARFRQLLMNLVSNAIKFTKVGAVQILAELVPDQHDPRLVVRVVDSGVGIHPDKFSDIFNPFVQADNSVTRQFGGTGLGLTISRRIAQALGGEISVASEVGKGSTFTVTISTGPLEGIAILEAPAADGLKCPRRLTQDALPSLEGVRILLVEDGETNRKLIGLVLKRSGALITMAENGRIGVDRAMKDPFDLILMDMQMPVMDGYTAASLLRHEGATVPIVALTAHAMKGDEAKCRSAGCSGYLTKPIDPDLLVSTIAAMAGAKRGESVSADKKGSGVFSQIAAHATQQGQEKTPDPFFPKEKAPDTLSPESAPVYSTLPMDDPEFREIVADFIVRLNDQLSAMQRALETENYKELAGLAHWLKGSGGTAGFPAFTQPAKALEALAKNRKCGEIEAALAELRQLASQIRMPPLDEQCIAPQFSGAK